The genomic segment GTGCCACCGCGCACCTGGATGGTCGTACCGGCCACGGCGTTCGCGACGGCCGACTCCAGCGACGCGGTGCTGGAGACGGTGACCGTGGTGCCCGCGGCCTGGGCACCGTCGTGCGAGAGACCGAGATGGACGCCGCCCGCCCCCGCGGCGACGGACACGGCTGCGGCGATCGACAGGGTGCGGGTTCGTCGATGGCGTCCGATGGGCTGACGCACGGGTGTTCCTTTCGCAGGGGACGCGTCTCGGGGAGACGAGGAACGAAGCGGACCGGAGGGGCCGCCCCGGCCCGCTTCTGATCACTGGTCGCCGCCCGGCGGAAAAGGGTTGCCGCGCCCCCGCGAAATCGTTCGAAAGTTTCGCCCTGAGTCTTCACACGCACACCGATTGACGCCCCGTACCGCACTGATGAGACTCCGAGGGCGACTTGGCAAACAGAATCCACCAGACTCCCACAGGATGTGTCATGCGCCCCACCGCCCGTACGCTCCTGCTCCCCCTCCTGGCCCTCTTCCTCGGCCTGCTGGCCGCCCCGCCGGGCGCGGCCCAGCCAGAGCCAGGACCCGCACCACAGTCCGTGCCGACATCCGGGCGGAAGACGGAGTACGCCGGCTATCTCTTCGCCTACTTCACTGGCGAGGGCACCGCCGACGGCGAGCAGATCCGCTACGCCCTCAGCCGTGGCAACGACGCGCTGCACTGGCGGGAGCTGAACGCCGGCCAGCCGGTTCTCACCTCGACCATCGGCGAGAAGGGCCTGCGCGACCCCTTCGTGATCCGCTCTCCCGAGGGCGACAAGTTCTACATGATCGCGACCGATCTGCGCATGTACCGCAACAGCAGCGGCAGTTGGGACCAGGTCCAGAGACACGGTAGCAAGTCGATCATGGTCTGGGAGTCCACGGACCTGGTGCACTGGACCGACCAGCGCCTGGTGAAGGTCTCACCCGACAACGCGGGCAACACCTGGGCCCCGGAGGCGTACTGGGACGACAGCCTCGGTGAGTTCGTCGTCTTCTGGGCGTCGAAGCTGTACGCCGACGACGACCCGGACCACACCGGCTCGACGTACAACAAGATGCTGTACGCGACGACGAAGGACTTCCGCACCTTCAGCGAGCCGAAGGTCTGGAACGACCCGGGCTACTCGGTCATCGACTCGACCGTCGTCAAGCACGACGGCACGTACTACCGCTACACCAAGGACGAGCGCGACCCCACCTCCTCCAGCCCCTGCGCCAAGTTCATCACCGGCGAGAAGTCGACCAGCCTGACCTCGACGACGTACGACTTCGTGGCGGACTGCATCGGCAACGGCGCCATGGACCGCGGCGAGGGGCCGACGGTGTTCAAGTCGAACACCGAGGAGAAGTGGTACCTGTTCATCGACGAGTACGGCGGCCGCGGCTACCTCCCCTTCGAGACGACCGACCTCGACTCCGGCGAGTGGACCCCGTCGACGAACTACCAACTGCCCGCGAGCCCTCGGCACGGCACGGTCATCCCGGTGACGCAGCGGGAGTACGACCGACTGCTGGCCGCGTATCCGGTGAGTCCCACCTCGGTGGTGGACGTGACGGCGAAGGGCCAGGAGGGGCACGCGATCGTCACCGAGGACTCCGCGAAGGTCGTCCTGCCGATGGAGCCCGGCGCGAACCTCGCGCGGCTCGCACCGAGGCTCCAGGTCGGTGAGGGCGCTTCGGTGAGCCCGAGGTCGGGCACGCGCCGCGACTTCCGCAAGCCGCAGAAGTACACGGTCACGGGGGCGGACGGTACGCGGCGCGTCTGGACGGTCGAAGCGGTGCCGACCCGCAGCCCGGTCCTGCCGGGCCTCTACGCCGACCCCGACGTCAAGTACATGAACGGCCGGTACTGGATCTACCCGACGACGGACGGCTTCGCGGGCTGGAGCGGCACGCGGTTCAAGGCGTTCTCGTCGAAGGACCTCGTCCACTGGAAGGACCACGGACAGATCCTCGACCTGGGGCCCGACGTGACCTGGGCCGACAAGAACGCCTGGGCCCCGGCGATCGCCGAACGCGACGGCACGTACTACTTCTACTTCTGCGCCGAGGGGAACATCGGCGTCGCGGTCGCCGACTCCCCCGCCGGCCCGTTCAAGGACGCCCTCGGCAAACCCCTGGTCGCCAAGGGGCGGTTCGGCGGCCAGGCCATCGACCCGTCGGTCTTCGTCGACGACGACGGCCAGGCGTATCTCTACTGGGGCAACGGGCGCGGGTACGTCGTCCCGCTGAACGACGACATGGTGTCGTTCGACCCGACCGCGGTGAAGGACATCACCCCGGACAACTACCGGGAGGGCTCCTTCGTGATCAAGCGGAAGGGCACGTACTACTTCATGTGGTCCGAGGACGACACCCGCAGCGAGAACTACCACGTGGCCTACGCGACCGGACCGTCCCCGCTGGGCCCCTGGACCAAGCAGGGCACGATCCTCTCCAAGCGTCCCGAGTACGGCATCAAGGGGACCGGCCACCACTCGGTGGTGAACGTGCCCGGCACGGACGACTGGTACATGGTGTACCACCGGTTCGCCCTCAACGGCCCCGGCAGGCCCGGCGGGGACGGCACCCACCGGGAGACGACCGTCGACCGCATGGAGTTCGCGGCCGACGGCACGATCCGGCCGGTGGTACCGACCCTGGAGTCGATCAGGCCGGTGCGGCGCCCGTAGTCCGTTCGTCGGTCACCGTCAGCAGCAGGTCCGCCGTGAAGCCGGTCCCACCGACCTGGAAGGTCCAGGTGCCTGGCCCACCCTTGTCGGTGGGCCTCATCGGCCACACCTCCGACACCTGCTCGTCCTCCGCGGCGGCGTGCCCTTCCTCGGTGCTCACCCCCGGCGCCAGGAAGCGCTCGCCGGTGTGGAGGTACAGCGACCACTCCCCCGCGCCATCGGGCACCGCCTGGACGTAGTACTGCTTGCGGAAGACGAGGTTGTCGGAGAATCCGATGCCGAGGCTGTCCCGCTCGTACACCTGGACGTCGAGGCGGAGCACCACGCTCCGGTCCACCGCCCCCTCGGGTTTGGCGGCGGCGTCGACCCAGCCCTCCCAGATCAGCCGGTTCTCGCCCGCCCACCCGGTGGTGGCGTCACCCGGTTCCGAGAGCGGCTTGCTCAACTCCGCGGCGAGATCGGGCAGGTCGTCGGTGAAGTCGTCCTTGCGGAAGGGGCCGTAGTGGTTCTCGGCCTCGCTGCTCTGATGGCACAGGTCGAAGTCGACGAACCGGGGTTTGACGGACACCCCGAGATAGAACTCGCTGCGGCCGAAGAGGTCCCGGCCACGCGTCACCTCGGCCCTGTCCAGTCGCAGCTGCACGTGGTGCGTGCCGTGGAAGAAGCGCATGGCGATCTCGTAGGCCTCGCGCGATGTCACCAGGGAGTCGTCGCCGCCGTGGCATTTGTGGACGAAGGTCCGGGGAGCACCCGGGATCTGGGCGGAGGCCTGCTTGACCAGGCCGTCGCTGCGGTTGTAGGTGAGCGTGCCCCCGTCGATCAGGCCGGCGATGCGATTGCCCAGGGTGGCGAACTTGTTGCTGTAGGAACGGTGGTCCGTGCCGACCACCGTGAGGATCCGCCTGACGGGGAACGGGATGGCCCGGATGTCCGTGCGGTCCGGGTCGAAGGCGGCGATCTCGTCCGCGACCGCGTCGGGCAGGCACTTGACCAGCGCGTCGGGCAGATACTGGAACGCGATCCCCCGGTGCGGTGTGCCCAGGGTGACGATGCGGTGGACGAGGTCCGCGCTGCTGTCCCCCAGCCGGCTCAGGGCGGCCCGGGTGACGAGCCCGCCCATGCTGTGCGCGACGATGTCCACACCGGTGAACTCCTCGTCCGGGCGCATGCCGTGCCGGATGATCTCGATGAGCCTGACCAGCCCTTCCCCGAAGCGGTCGATCTTCCGGGGAAGGAGGTCGTAGTAGCGGTAGATCCACAGGGTCCCGAGGGCTCCCTGGCCCAGCACCTCGCGCGCCATGGGGACGTCCACCACCATGGTGCCGGTGAGCAGGTGCTCGGGCCATCCGTCGTGCTCGCCCGGTCTGGGCTTCTGCTCCTTCTCGTAGTAGCCGACGACGTTGGTCGCGTCCCGGTACGGGTGGAGCCGCGACTTGAGGGCGCGCAGGACGAATCCCTCGTAGATGTAGTTCTCGCCGTAGCGCTCCGCGTAGACGCTGCCGTTGTTGAATCCCTGATACGCGTCACGCCGCTCGTCCGACACACCGGGACCGCCGAATCCGCGAATCAGGATCAGCGGGCGAGGACTACCGACCACGAGGACCACTCCACTCAGATGCGCATGCGCTGTTCGTCGCGCAACACTGTGTGGGGTCGCACCGGCTCCGTGTCGACAGAATCGTTTTGCCCGGCGTGCCGGACGAGCACCGCGCCGGTCGTCAGTTCATCGTCGAGCCGATCGTCGTACTGCCCGTGGTCAGGAAGGTGGTCGCGGGCAGCGTGCCGCTCGACGAACGGGCGTTGTACGTCGAGGAGGCGTCGGTGGAGCGGAACGACGGGGTCGAGATGCCGGAGTCCCAGTTGTTGCCGGACGACACGACGGACGAACCCTTGTTGACCGAGCCGCCGCCGTTACTGACCGCCAGGTTCTTGCCGAGGCGGGCCGCGCCGGTGGCGAAGTAGTAGCCCCACTTGGCGTTGGCGTAGGCGGTGGTGCGGTTGATGACGATGGCGCCCTTGTTGCTGTTCTCGGTGAAGCCGTTGCCCGCGTTGTCCCAGGCGGCCGAGTTGTTGATGACATGGGCCACGGTCTCGCCGTCGCCGCCCAGCTTGTAGCCGTTGCCGTCGCCCGCGAACGCGGAGTCCGACCAGCGGTTCTTGCCGTTGCCCATCGCCCAGGTGTGCTCGACGGTGACGGGCGAGGAGAAGGACCAGAAGTCCAGGCCGTCGTCCGAGTTGTTGTAGAGGCGGGCTCCGGTGATGAGGTTGCCGCTGCCGGAGCCGTACTTCACTGCGATGCCGTCGGCGTTCTCCCCGTGGTTGGCCGGGTCGTAGTGGCCGTAGGAGTCGATGTTGCGGACGGTGTTGTTGGTGGTGCTGTCGCCGGTGAGCGTGAAGCCGGAGTCGCCGCCGTTGATGGTCTTGATGTTGTCCCAGACCGTGGAGGCGCAGGACTGGCAGACGACCGCGCTGTCCGGGGAGTTCTGGAAGGTGATGCCGGAGACGGTCCAGTAGTCGGCGGTCAGCTTGAAGATCCAGTCGCCGTCGGGGAGGTTCGAGCCGTCGATCTTCACGGTCTCCGAGCCGTACGGCTGGAGGTAGATCCGGCTGGACGAGGTGCCGTTCGCCGTCGACTGGATGGTCGCCGTCGGGTAGTACGTGCCGCCGCGCACCTGGATGGTGGTGCCGGCGGTGGCGTTCTTGATGGCGTTCGACAGGTCGGTGGAGTTGCTGACGACCACCGTGGCGGCCTGGGCGGGGGTCGCCAGGATGCCGAGGCCGGCGGCGGTCGCGGCGACGGTGGCGAGAGCGGTGAGGGAGATCCTCGTACGACGCATGGTGTGCGGGTCCTTTCGTCGTGACGCAGAGGGGACGGACGAAAACGGACGTGCTACAGAACGGCGTCCAGCCATGTGAAGGCGTCGTCCTGCACGGGTGCGGTGAACACATGGCCGAGGTCCGGCCGGATGCGGAGGTCCAACCGCTCCCCGGCGTGGCGCGAGCGCCAGACGGCGCGCAGCTTCTCGTGCGCGACCCGGACGCCCTCACTGGTGAAGAGGGGGTCCTGGCCGCCGTGGAGGAAGAGCATCGGCTTGGGGGCGCCGATGCTCGCCACGTCGGGGAAGTCGAGGTACCGGGCGAGCCCGGGATGGAGCATGTAGTAGGAGGACTGGCCGCGCAGGATGTTGTTGCCGGGGACCATGACCTCCTTGAGGCCGGTCATCCAGCACACGCTCGCGGCGGCCGCGATGTCGTCGCTGAGCGCCGCCGTCTGCCAGGCCCGGAACGCGCCCATCGAGAAACCGAGGGCCGCGACCCGGCGCCGGTCCACCCGGTCGAGCCCGGCCAGGAAGGCCGCCGCGCGCACGTCCTCCCGGGCCATGAGCCCGGCGAGCGACGAGCCCAGGTGGTAGAGGTTGCTCGCGAGGGCCTGCTGTTCCTCGTACGTGACCGGGCCCCGGTCGCCCCAGCCGAGCGCGTCGACGGCGAGGACGACGTATCCGCGCCGGGCCAGTTCGTCGCCGACGAACCGTCCGCTGAAGTACCGGTCGGCCCAGCCCTGCGCCGAGGCCAGACGGCTCTCGTCGAACCAGGGCCGGACCAGCTTCTCCTTCCCGATGTCGAACTTGGCGCCGTGGTCGTGCAGGAGGAGGACGGCCGGGAACGGTCCGGTGCCGTGCGGGGTGAGCAGGGCGCCCCTCACCCGGCCGTACCGGGTGAGCGAGAAGGTGACCAACTCCCGTGTGTAGCCCTCGCCTTCGGTCCGCCGCTCACCGAACTCGGGGGCGTAGGGGGTCTCGTCCCGGGCGACGAACAGATGCTCCTCGACCTTCGCCCGGGCCACCCGCCGCCAGGTGCGGAAGTCCCGGATCGGCGAGGTGCCCCAGGCGAGCGGGAAGCGGAGCTCGTCCTTGAGGAGGGGGTGGAAGTCGGGGAGGGTGCCTTCCAGCGCGGCGGCCTCGGTGGCGGCCGCGGCGACGGGCAAGGGCTCCGCCCCGGCCGCCGCCGTTCCCGCCCCCGCGAGGAGCGCCGCCGCCCCGGCGCCCACGACGAACGCGCGGCGCCCCACGGGTCCATGGGCCCCCGGCGAGCCGGGGGCGCCCACCGGCTCGCGACCGCCTGTCGGTTCACCGGCGGCCATACGGCCTCCACTCCCCCAGATACGTCCGCCGCGTGTGGGCCCCGGCTTCGGCGACCGTCAGCTGGGGCCGGTTCTGCGGCACCGTGATCACCGCGCCCGGACCGGAGTTGCCGTACTCGCGAAAGCGCATGCTCTGCCAGGGGTAGGCCTCGCGCATGTTGGTGTAGGGCTCGACGGCGTCGATACCGGGGCCGATCCAGGTGTCCCGCACGACCAGCGAGGGCCAGGCGGTCGTCTCGTACGACGGCACCCAGGGGCGGGCGATCTTGTAGGCGGCGTCCTCGGCGCCGGAGGTGATCCGGCCGCGCAGGGCGAGGAAGCCGTAGGGGTTGGCACGGGCGGTGGCGGGGGCGAAGACCATGCCCTTGGGGGTGAAGGACACGTCCCGCTGGAGGGTGTGGAAGTGGCAGGCGTCGAAGACGGCCCTGGCCCGCCCGAAGACGAAGTCCACGTCACCCTCGATGTAGCAGTGGCGGTAGTACTGCCGGTCGAAGGCGTCGAGCGCGGTGGTGTCCGCGAAGAGGGTGTCCTGGTGGGCGAGGAAGCGGACGTTCTCGAAGTGCGAGCGGTCCCCGGTGACGTACGCGGCGACCGCCTGCGTCCCCGTGTAGTCCGGGTGGTCGGCACGCAGCCAGTCGTTGGCGAGGGTCAGGTCGCGTACGGTCAGGCCGGGCGCCGCCGAGGTGAAGGTGGCGGAGCCCGCGGTGCCGTAGGTACCGCCCTCGGGCCTGGGCGTGCCGTTGGCGCGGTCGAAGACGACGACGGCGGCGCGGGGGTCGCGGGACGCGCCGCGCACGGTCAACTCCCCCTTGTGCGCGGGGATGTTGACGACCTCCCGGTAGGTCCCCGGGTGGACGACGATCGTCCACCCGGGGCCGGTGACGGCGTCGACTGCGGCCTGGACCGACCCGCCGGGCCGGACGTGCAGGACCCGGCGGCCCTGGGTGCCCCGGGCGAGGGCGGGGGTCGTGCCGACGGCCGCCAGGCCGCCGGCGATCCCGGTGAGCAGTGTGCGCCGGCGCATCTCAGCACCTCTCCCACGGGGTCCAGTCGCCGAGGTACGCCTCACGGGTGGCCGACTCGGCCTCCGCGGCCGTCAGTTGGGGCCGGTTCGCGGGGACGGAGACGACGGCCCCCGGTCCGGTGTTCCGGTACTCGGCGAACCGCTGGTCCTGCCAGGGGAAGCCCGCCGACATGTTGGTGTAGGGCGCGACCGCGTCGATCCCGGCACCGAGGCGGCTCTCGCGCACGGTGAGCATGGGCCGGGCGGTGGTGTCCGAGCTGGGCACCCAGGGGCGGGCCAGCTTGTAGTGGGCGTCCGGGGCCTCGCTCGTGATGCGGCCGCCGGTGACCAGGTAGCCGCGCGGGTTGGCGCCGGCCGTGGAGGGGGCGAACACGAACCCGTACGGGGCGGACGCCAGATCGGTCCTGGTCAGCGTGTGGAAGTGGCAGCGGTCGAACACGGCCGTGGCCCGCCCGAAGACAAAGTCCACGTCACCCTCGGCGTAGCAGTCGCGGAAGTACTGCCGGGCGAAGGTGCCAAGTGCCATCGAGTCGGCGTACAGGGTGTCCTGATGCCCGAGGAACCGGCACCGCAGGAACGCCGACCGGTCGCCCTGCACCTTGATGGCGACGGCCTGGGTGCCGCTGACGCCGGGGTGGTCGGCGCGCAGCCAGTCGTTGGCGAAGGTCAGGTCCCGCGCGGTGAACCCGTCGGCCTGCACCAGGGTCGTGGCGGACCCGGTGGTGCCGTAGGTGCCGCCGCCGGGCTTCGGGGTGCCGGCCGCGTTGTCGTACACGACGACGACGTCCCGGGCGTTCCCGGAGGCCCCGATCCAGGTCATCTCCGTACGGGCGACACCGACGGCGACCGTCTCCCGGTACACGCCCGGCGCGAGGACCAGCGTGTATCCGGTGCCGCTCGCGGTCACCGCGGCCTGGACGGTGGTGAAGTCACCGGCGCCGCCGGCGTCCACGTACAGGGTCTGCTCGCTGAGCCGGGCGGACGGCGACCCGTACCGCCCGAAGACCCGGCGCCCGCGGGCGGCCTGGGCGTGGGGCGCGACGCCGAGCGCGAGCGCGGCGCCGACACCGGCGACGACGAACGACCGCCTGCCGAACGTCCGGCCGGAACCGGTCATCAGCAGACCTTCCCGGCGCCCGCGCCGCCCGCGACGATGCCCGGCACGGCACGCGGCGAGTCGACCTTCGTCCGCAGGGTGGGCGTCCACCCGGCGCCGGACTGGAGGGTCTCGGCGGGGATCTCGGCGTTGTGGACGGCGATGAGGTCCGTCAGTCTGCCGTTGACGTAGTTGTTCTGGGCGGTGAGCGGCGACTCGTTCCACTTCTTCAGGGCCTTGCCGACACTGGCACCCGCCGGCAGGGAGATCGCGTTGTCGCTGGCGTGGAGCTGCGAGGAGATGCCGACACCGAAGATGTAGTAGTCGTCCTTCTGCTCGTCGGTGATCACGTAGTGGTTGTTGTAGACGTCCACCTGTCCGAACCGCACGCGCGGGGAACGCTGGAGGATCCCGTCGAAGCGGTTGTGGTGCATGGTGACCTTGAGCTTGCCGGAGTCGGTGGTGGCGAGGCCGTCGCCGTTCCCGATCAGCATGTTCTTGTCGTGGTCCTGGAAGCGGTTCCAGGACACGGTCACGTAGTTGGAGCCGCGCACGATGTCCGTCAGCCCGTCGTGCTGCTGGAAGACCTTGCCGAAGTAGACCGGCCGCTCGCTGTCGGGGTAGCGCCCGTCGGTGAACGTGTTGTGGTCGAGCCACACGTGGTCGGTGCCGTAGACGACCACGGCGTCGTACTCGGAGTTCCAGTTGCCGGTGTTGTTGTCGTCGGTCGGGTCCCACTTCGGGAAGCAGTCGAGCGGGGCCTCGATGGTGAGGTTGCGCATGATGACGTTCGAGACGCCCTTGATCTGGAGGCTGCCGCCGAGGATGCCGGAGTTCTTGCCGACGCCGACGATGGTGGTGTTGCTGGGGATGTTGGCCTTGATCTCCGAGTCCTGGTTGGCGGCGGAGGCGACCCGCGCGTCCTCCTGGGGGCCCATGGCGACCTTGTCGTTGCCGTAGACGGCCGGGTCGTAGTCCTTGAGGTACTGCTGGAGGTCGTAGCCGCCGGCGACGAAGGCCTCGCATCCCTCGGAAACGGCGTCGATCATGCCCTTGACCTTGATGATCTTCGGCGCGTCACCGCCGTCCTTCAGCGCGGCCTTGAACTGCGCCCAGGTGGTCACGGTGTACACGTGCTCGGCACCGGCCGTCGAGCCACCGGCCGTACCACCCTCCGCCGACCCCCAGCCGTCACCTGTACCGAGGACCTGGCGACCGAGGTCACGCCCCTGGGACTGGGCGACACCGGTCCCGGTGACGCCGAGCACGAGTGCGGTGCAGCCGACGACGGCGGTGATGGCATGGGCATGCCAGATACGAGGACGCATGAGTGCGAGTTCCTTTCGAAGCAAAACGGGGGAGGTGGCGCCCCGTCA from the Streptomyces sp. NBC_00310 genome contains:
- a CDS encoding dienelactone hydrolase family protein, whose translation is MAAGEPTGGREPVGAPGSPGAHGPVGRRAFVVGAGAAALLAGAGTAAAGAEPLPVAAAATEAAALEGTLPDFHPLLKDELRFPLAWGTSPIRDFRTWRRVARAKVEEHLFVARDETPYAPEFGERRTEGEGYTRELVTFSLTRYGRVRGALLTPHGTGPFPAVLLLHDHGAKFDIGKEKLVRPWFDESRLASAQGWADRYFSGRFVGDELARRGYVVLAVDALGWGDRGPVTYEEQQALASNLYHLGSSLAGLMAREDVRAAAFLAGLDRVDRRRVAALGFSMGAFRAWQTAALSDDIAAAASVCWMTGLKEVMVPGNNILRGQSSYYMLHPGLARYLDFPDVASIGAPKPMLFLHGGQDPLFTSEGVRVAHEKLRAVWRSRHAGERLDLRIRPDLGHVFTAPVQDDAFTWLDAVL
- a CDS encoding family 43 glycosylhydrolase, with protein sequence MRPTARTLLLPLLALFLGLLAAPPGAAQPEPGPAPQSVPTSGRKTEYAGYLFAYFTGEGTADGEQIRYALSRGNDALHWRELNAGQPVLTSTIGEKGLRDPFVIRSPEGDKFYMIATDLRMYRNSSGSWDQVQRHGSKSIMVWESTDLVHWTDQRLVKVSPDNAGNTWAPEAYWDDSLGEFVVFWASKLYADDDPDHTGSTYNKMLYATTKDFRTFSEPKVWNDPGYSVIDSTVVKHDGTYYRYTKDERDPTSSSPCAKFITGEKSTSLTSTTYDFVADCIGNGAMDRGEGPTVFKSNTEEKWYLFIDEYGGRGYLPFETTDLDSGEWTPSTNYQLPASPRHGTVIPVTQREYDRLLAAYPVSPTSVVDVTAKGQEGHAIVTEDSAKVVLPMEPGANLARLAPRLQVGEGASVSPRSGTRRDFRKPQKYTVTGADGTRRVWTVEAVPTRSPVLPGLYADPDVKYMNGRYWIYPTTDGFAGWSGTRFKAFSSKDLVHWKDHGQILDLGPDVTWADKNAWAPAIAERDGTYYFYFCAEGNIGVAVADSPAGPFKDALGKPLVAKGRFGGQAIDPSVFVDDDGQAYLYWGNGRGYVVPLNDDMVSFDPTAVKDITPDNYREGSFVIKRKGTYYFMWSEDDTRSENYHVAYATGPSPLGPWTKQGTILSKRPEYGIKGTGHHSVVNVPGTDDWYMVYHRFALNGPGRPGGDGTHRETTVDRMEFAADGTIRPVVPTLESIRPVRRP
- a CDS encoding right-handed parallel beta-helix repeat-containing protein, whose translation is MRRTRISLTALATVAATAAGLGILATPAQAATVVVSNSTDLSNAIKNATAGTTIQVRGGTYYPTATIQSTANGTSSSRIYLQPYGSETVKIDGSNLPDGDWIFKLTADYWTVSGITFQNSPDSAVVCQSCASTVWDNIKTINGGDSGFTLTGDSTTNNTVRNIDSYGHYDPANHGENADGIAVKYGSGSGNLITGARLYNNSDDGLDFWSFSSPVTVEHTWAMGNGKNRWSDSAFAGDGNGYKLGGDGETVAHVINNSAAWDNAGNGFTENSNKGAIVINRTTAYANAKWGYYFATGAARLGKNLAVSNGGGSVNKGSSVVSSGNNWDSGISTPSFRSTDASSTYNARSSSGTLPATTFLTTGSTTIGSTMN
- a CDS encoding pectinesterase family protein; amino-acid sequence: MRRRTLLTGIAGGLAAVGTTPALARGTQGRRVLHVRPGGSVQAAVDAVTGPGWTIVVHPGTYREVVNIPAHKGELTVRGASRDPRAAVVVFDRANGTPRPEGGTYGTAGSATFTSAAPGLTVRDLTLANDWLRADHPDYTGTQAVAAYVTGDRSHFENVRFLAHQDTLFADTTALDAFDRQYYRHCYIEGDVDFVFGRARAVFDACHFHTLQRDVSFTPKGMVFAPATARANPYGFLALRGRITSGAEDAAYKIARPWVPSYETTAWPSLVVRDTWIGPGIDAVEPYTNMREAYPWQSMRFREYGNSGPGAVITVPQNRPQLTVAEAGAHTRRTYLGEWRPYGRR
- a CDS encoding lipase family alpha/beta hydrolase; the protein is MVGSPRPLILIRGFGGPGVSDERRDAYQGFNNGSVYAERYGENYIYEGFVLRALKSRLHPYRDATNVVGYYEKEQKPRPGEHDGWPEHLLTGTMVVDVPMAREVLGQGALGTLWIYRYYDLLPRKIDRFGEGLVRLIEIIRHGMRPDEEFTGVDIVAHSMGGLVTRAALSRLGDSSADLVHRIVTLGTPHRGIAFQYLPDALVKCLPDAVADEIAAFDPDRTDIRAIPFPVRRILTVVGTDHRSYSNKFATLGNRIAGLIDGGTLTYNRSDGLVKQASAQIPGAPRTFVHKCHGGDDSLVTSREAYEIAMRFFHGTHHVQLRLDRAEVTRGRDLFGRSEFYLGVSVKPRFVDFDLCHQSSEAENHYGPFRKDDFTDDLPDLAAELSKPLSEPGDATTGWAGENRLIWEGWVDAAAKPEGAVDRSVVLRLDVQVYERDSLGIGFSDNLVFRKQYYVQAVPDGAGEWSLYLHTGERFLAPGVSTEEGHAAAEDEQVSEVWPMRPTDKGGPGTWTFQVGGTGFTADLLLTVTDERTTGAAPA
- a CDS encoding pectinesterase family protein gives rise to the protein MTGSGRTFGRRSFVVAGVGAALALGVAPHAQAARGRRVFGRYGSPSARLSEQTLYVDAGGAGDFTTVQAAVTASGTGYTLVLAPGVYRETVAVGVARTEMTWIGASGNARDVVVVYDNAAGTPKPGGGTYGTTGSATTLVQADGFTARDLTFANDWLRADHPGVSGTQAVAIKVQGDRSAFLRCRFLGHQDTLYADSMALGTFARQYFRDCYAEGDVDFVFGRATAVFDRCHFHTLTRTDLASAPYGFVFAPSTAGANPRGYLVTGGRITSEAPDAHYKLARPWVPSSDTTARPMLTVRESRLGAGIDAVAPYTNMSAGFPWQDQRFAEYRNTGPGAVVSVPANRPQLTAAEAESATREAYLGDWTPWERC
- a CDS encoding pectate lyase family protein, encoding MRPRIWHAHAITAVVGCTALVLGVTGTGVAQSQGRDLGRQVLGTGDGWGSAEGGTAGGSTAGAEHVYTVTTWAQFKAALKDGGDAPKIIKVKGMIDAVSEGCEAFVAGGYDLQQYLKDYDPAVYGNDKVAMGPQEDARVASAANQDSEIKANIPSNTTIVGVGKNSGILGGSLQIKGVSNVIMRNLTIEAPLDCFPKWDPTDDNNTGNWNSEYDAVVVYGTDHVWLDHNTFTDGRYPDSERPVYFGKVFQQHDGLTDIVRGSNYVTVSWNRFQDHDKNMLIGNGDGLATTDSGKLKVTMHHNRFDGILQRSPRVRFGQVDVYNNHYVITDEQKDDYYIFGVGISSQLHASDNAISLPAGASVGKALKKWNESPLTAQNNYVNGRLTDLIAVHNAEIPAETLQSGAGWTPTLRTKVDSPRAVPGIVAGGAGAGKVC